One segment of Nostoc flagelliforme CCNUN1 DNA contains the following:
- a CDS encoding serine hydrolase, protein MVEQGSQSPSNNQTIADEMTAYLQACLANRYFMGSVLVARAGEVLLSAGYGMANLEHDVPNTQKTKFRIGSITKQFTATAILQLQEQGLLSVHQKISTYLPDYPNGEQITIHQLLNHTSGIPNFNELDNFEQITKIKVSLDDLIARFSGEPLEFTPGERYRYTNSGYVVLTKIIETVSGHSYADYLQHQILEPLGMIDSGYDRQEAILPHRASGYVFSGVAYQNADFVDMSWPSGAGGMYSTIEDIYKWEQGLYTDAVLSANSREMMFTPKAVILEKEDGKGAYHGYGGIICTHLERKLLYTGGGIDGFSTRIARYPDEQISIIVLTNIDAAVVAPVVPIANDLAAILFGEPYDLPKQRQVIEIDPAIYDAYIGQYELSGLVMTVTKESNRIFTQWAGLERVEMFPESSRKFFLKVINAQRTFLVDETGKASGVILHQGGLDRGGGERMATRVN, encoded by the coding sequence CTACTTCATGGGATCGGTATTGGTTGCCCGTGCAGGTGAAGTTCTGTTGAGTGCAGGCTACGGCATGGCTAACCTGGAACATGATGTTCCCAATACACAAAAGACAAAGTTTCGCATCGGTTCCATTACCAAGCAGTTCACCGCAACAGCAATTCTGCAACTTCAGGAGCAAGGTTTGCTATCGGTGCATCAAAAGATTTCAACTTATTTGCCCGACTACCCTAACGGCGAGCAAATTACCATCCATCAACTCCTCAACCACACTTCAGGGATTCCTAACTTTAATGAACTTGATAACTTCGAGCAGATAACGAAAATCAAGGTAAGCTTGGATGATTTGATTGCCCGGTTTAGTGGTGAACCACTAGAGTTTACGCCAGGTGAACGCTACCGCTACACCAACTCTGGCTATGTGGTACTCACCAAGATTATTGAAACAGTCTCCGGTCACTCCTACGCCGATTATCTGCAACACCAGATTCTTGAGCCTTTAGGAATGATTGACTCAGGCTATGATCGGCAAGAGGCGATTTTGCCCCATCGAGCTTCGGGCTATGTTTTCTCTGGTGTTGCCTATCAAAATGCAGATTTTGTCGATATGTCATGGCCATCGGGTGCTGGAGGAATGTACTCAACGATTGAAGATATTTATAAGTGGGAACAAGGGCTTTATACCGATGCAGTATTGAGCGCCAACTCCAGAGAAATGATGTTTACACCAAAGGCCGTGATTCTTGAAAAAGAAGACGGCAAAGGAGCTTACCACGGTTATGGCGGAATTATATGTACCCATTTAGAACGCAAACTTCTGTACACTGGTGGCGGCATTGATGGCTTCAGCACTCGCATTGCTAGATATCCAGATGAGCAAATTTCTATTATTGTGCTTACTAACATTGACGCAGCAGTAGTAGCACCAGTTGTACCTATTGCGAATGATTTAGCTGCCATTTTGTTTGGTGAACCTTACGATCTGCCTAAGCAACGGCAAGTGATTGAAATTGATCCTGCCATTTATGATGCCTACATAGGGCAATATGAGCTATCAGGATTGGTCATGACCGTTACAAAAGAGTCCAATCGCATTTTTACTCAATGGGCTGGACTTGAACGAGTTGAAATGTTTCCAGAGTCCTCAAGAAAGTTTTTTTTAAAGGTGATAAACGCTCAACGCACATTCTTAGTAGATGAGACAGGCAAGGCATCAGGTGTAATACTACATCAAGGTGGACTAGATCGGGGTGGAGGAGAGCGTATGGCAACTAGAGTGAATTAA
- a CDS encoding glycosyltransferase family 4 protein gives MKAIIVMPLAEQRGGGEMMLWDLVQQGRNAGVEWLVIFLEDGPMVEQVKSLGIDARVVESGRLRQIHRFIAAVFRIAAIARRERADIIVNWMWITHISGGLAAMLAGLPAVWYQLEVPSDKTWLVRIATLIPARAIITLSQDGKQAQAEIWPHRPTPLVYPGVALDRFEPNALPTPEEARRKLGLPLHGPLIGIVGRLQRWKGMHVLVQAMPKILQKYPDAHCVVVGGKHDLEPDYEDFLKAEITSLGLKEQVIMAGLQRNIPEWVQAMDVFVHASDKEPFGIVIIEAMALGKPVIAGDAGGPTEIITDGMNGLLTPYGDAEKLAIAILRYLDEQEFAQSAGVAARQRALDFSTQNYAQNFISVLRSAKA, from the coding sequence ATGAAAGCAATTATTGTAATGCCACTAGCCGAGCAACGAGGTGGCGGTGAAATGATGCTTTGGGATTTAGTGCAGCAGGGACGTAATGCTGGTGTCGAGTGGCTGGTGATATTTTTAGAAGACGGCCCGATGGTCGAACAAGTAAAGTCCCTTGGCATTGATGCGCGAGTTGTGGAAAGTGGACGTTTGCGCCAAATCCACCGTTTTATTGCTGCCGTTTTTCGGATAGCTGCGATCGCCCGCCGCGAACGTGCAGATATAATTGTCAATTGGATGTGGATTACGCATATATCTGGAGGTCTGGCGGCGATGCTGGCGGGCTTGCCTGCTGTGTGGTATCAGCTAGAAGTGCCTAGTGATAAAACTTGGTTGGTACGAATCGCTACTTTAATCCCAGCTCGTGCGATTATCACTCTCTCCCAAGATGGCAAGCAAGCACAGGCAGAGATTTGGCCCCACAGGCCAACACCTTTGGTTTATCCTGGTGTCGCATTAGACCGATTTGAGCCTAATGCTTTACCAACTCCAGAAGAAGCACGGCGAAAACTGGGTTTACCTTTACATGGGCCGTTGATTGGAATTGTTGGGCGATTGCAACGATGGAAGGGAATGCACGTATTGGTGCAAGCAATGCCAAAAATTTTACAGAAGTATCCCGATGCCCATTGTGTAGTAGTTGGCGGTAAGCACGATTTAGAACCAGATTATGAGGACTTTTTAAAAGCCGAAATCACCTCCTTGGGCTTGAAAGAGCAAGTAATTATGGCTGGGCTACAGCGTAATATCCCAGAGTGGGTACAGGCGATGGATGTATTCGTTCATGCATCTGATAAAGAGCCGTTTGGAATTGTGATTATTGAGGCGATGGCGTTGGGTAAACCTGTGATTGCTGGTGATGCAGGTGGCCCGACGGAGATTATTACCGATGGCATGAATGGATTATTAACACCTTATGGTGATGCAGAGAAATTAGCGATCGCAATTCTCCGTTATCTTGACGAGCAAGAATTTGCCCAAAGTGCCGGAGTCGCTGCCAGACAACGCGCTCTCGATTTCTCAACGCAGAATTATGCTCAAAACTTTATTAGTGTACTTCGTTCTGCTAAAGCTTGA
- a CDS encoding glucose-6-phosphate isomerase, with amino-acid sequence MNSRQILFNSFLQESYSPEERSQQGWMAIAGFILLTVVCYFAGATAALRLIYPVTALIVAIFLYLRHPILYISFTWWIWFLTPLATRLVDYRVGWDATRQMLIAPYLVVFVTIATFLRHFPRASRQGGLPFVLAFIGVFYGFLIGLIYNPPIPVARGLLDWLSPIIFAFHLFINWRDYPSYRQNIQRTFLWCVLILGAYGVYQFVVAPEWDRYWLIESKLFMSSGNPVPFGMRVWSTLHSVGPFGSVMQAGLLLLFTSSGNLIFPASAVGYLSFLLTQARTNWGGWLLGIIMIVGSVKTRIQMRLIIIIVVMAICVVPLTTIEPIAGVVAARLQTFSNLEEDNSFKDRSGSYDKNLGLALSNGLGNGLGNIWKVNEKTGQIEVVVIDSGILDMFFTLGWFGAIFYMGGLIFLIISVSSYGEGRFDSFISAARAIGISSSAQLIIGSGMLSVAGMILWGFLAMAMAGHKYYQHQKNYE; translated from the coding sequence ATGAATTCTAGACAGATACTTTTCAATAGTTTTTTACAAGAAAGCTATTCTCCTGAGGAGCGATCGCAACAGGGTTGGATGGCGATCGCAGGCTTTATATTACTAACTGTAGTTTGCTATTTTGCTGGTGCGACTGCCGCATTGCGCCTAATTTACCCAGTGACAGCTTTAATAGTAGCCATATTTTTATACTTGCGGCATCCCATTCTCTACATCAGCTTTACCTGGTGGATTTGGTTTCTCACGCCCTTAGCTACCCGGTTGGTTGACTATCGCGTGGGCTGGGACGCTACCCGTCAGATGCTTATAGCTCCATACTTAGTGGTGTTTGTCACCATTGCAACATTCTTACGACACTTTCCCCGCGCCTCGCGTCAAGGGGGCTTGCCGTTTGTTTTGGCTTTTATCGGAGTCTTCTATGGCTTTCTAATCGGTCTGATTTATAACCCACCGATCCCAGTAGCACGCGGACTGTTAGATTGGCTCAGTCCGATCATCTTCGCTTTTCACTTATTTATAAACTGGCGAGATTATCCCAGCTATCGCCAGAATATTCAGCGAACATTCCTCTGGTGTGTGTTGATTTTAGGAGCTTATGGGGTATATCAATTCGTCGTGGCTCCTGAATGGGATAGGTACTGGCTCATAGAATCAAAACTATTCATGAGTTCTGGAAACCCTGTACCTTTCGGAATGCGCGTCTGGAGTACATTGCACTCAGTCGGCCCCTTTGGTTCCGTCATGCAAGCTGGGTTGCTCTTGTTATTTACTAGTTCAGGAAACTTAATTTTTCCTGCTTCAGCCGTTGGTTACTTGTCCTTCCTATTGACACAAGCACGTACTAATTGGGGGGGCTGGCTATTAGGAATAATTATGATCGTGGGTTCAGTCAAAACCCGGATTCAAATGCGCTTAATCATCATAATTGTGGTAATGGCAATTTGTGTTGTGCCATTGACAACCATCGAGCCAATTGCTGGGGTTGTAGCAGCCCGTTTACAAACTTTTTCTAATCTTGAAGAAGATAACAGTTTTAAAGATAGATCGGGAAGTTACGATAAAAACCTTGGTTTAGCCCTTTCTAATGGTCTAGGTAACGGCTTAGGAAATATTTGGAAAGTTAACGAAAAAACTGGTCAAATTGAAGTAGTGGTAATTGATAGTGGCATTTTAGATATGTTTTTCACCCTTGGTTGGTTTGGAGCCATCTTTTATATGGGTGGATTAATTTTTTTAATTATTAGTGTCAGCAGTTATGGTGAAGGTCGTTTCGATAGTTTTATTAGTGCTGCCCGCGCTATTGGTATCAGTTCTTCTGCACAGCTAATTATCGGTAGCGGCATGTTAAGTGTGGCAGGGATGATTCTTTGGGGATTTTTAGCTATGGCTATGGCAGGACATAAATATTATCAGCATCAAAAGAATTATGAATAA
- a CDS encoding glycosyltransferase family 2 protein, whose amino-acid sequence MRNTVLIPTYRRPQDLSRCLLALQEQTKPVDQVIVVVRDTDAETWQFLAQLNAHNLPLHTVKVTQPGVVAALNAGLAAVEGDIVSITDDDAAPHPDWLERIAAYFTCDSHLGGLGGRDWIYHGSKLEDESRPVVGQLQWFGRVIGNHHLGVGEPREVDILKGVNMSFRTQAIGQLRFDERMRGTGAQVHFEMAFTLRLKRAGWKIIYDPNVAVDHYPAQRFDEDQRNNFNEIAFINLVHNETLVLLEHLPFIRRIVFLFWAVFVGTCDSLGFVQWLRFLPSQGQLAGKKLLASWRGRWQGYKQFVMNSIYS is encoded by the coding sequence ATGCGGAACACCGTTCTGATACCGACTTATCGCCGTCCACAAGACCTATCACGCTGCCTTTTGGCGCTACAGGAGCAAACTAAACCCGTCGATCAGGTGATAGTAGTTGTCCGTGACACGGATGCAGAAACTTGGCAATTTTTGGCGCAGTTAAACGCGCACAATCTGCCATTGCATACTGTGAAAGTCACACAACCGGGGGTAGTAGCAGCCCTCAACGCCGGACTAGCAGCAGTGGAGGGCGATATTGTTTCCATTACTGATGATGATGCTGCACCCCACCCGGATTGGTTAGAGCGCATCGCCGCTTACTTTACCTGTGATAGCCACCTCGGCGGACTGGGAGGGCGTGATTGGATATACCACGGCAGCAAATTAGAAGACGAATCCCGCCCAGTAGTGGGACAGTTGCAGTGGTTTGGGCGAGTGATTGGCAACCATCACCTGGGAGTGGGAGAACCCCGCGAAGTCGATATTCTCAAGGGCGTAAACATGAGTTTTCGTACCCAGGCAATCGGACAATTGCGCTTTGACGAGCGGATGCGCGGCACAGGAGCGCAGGTACATTTTGAAATGGCATTTACTCTAAGATTAAAACGGGCTGGTTGGAAGATAATTTACGATCCTAATGTTGCTGTAGATCACTACCCAGCACAACGTTTTGATGAAGATCAGCGAAATAATTTTAATGAAATTGCCTTTATTAATTTAGTCCACAATGAAACCTTAGTTTTATTAGAGCATTTGCCATTTATCCGCCGGATTGTATTTTTATTCTGGGCAGTATTTGTAGGTACATGCGATAGCTTGGGTTTCGTCCAATGGCTGAGATTTTTACCTAGCCAAGGGCAGTTGGCAGGGAAAAAATTGCTTGCATCCTGGCGTGGACGTTGGCAAGGATATAAACAATTCGTAATGAATTCAATTTATTCTTAG
- a CDS encoding glycosyltransferase family 4 protein gives MKLCIVTHKIKKGDGQGRVNYEVAQEAIRRGHQLTLLASEVAPELEDNNQVNWISIPVKGYPTEFVRNFIFAQKSADWLRQHRSEIDLVKVNGAINLAAADVNAVHFVHSSWLRSPVHISRNRRDLYGFYQWLFTAFNARWEKQAFQKAQVVVAVSEKVAQELVNIGVPRSRIRVIINGVDLEEFAPGESNRQKLGLPENVTLALFAGDIRTPRKNLDTVLHALAKVPDLHLVVVGHTQGSPFPELAASLGLSDRVHFVGFRRDIPQIMQAVDLFVFPSRYEACSLVLLEALSSGLPVITATATGGGELVTPECGIVLSDSDDIDALAVALMSLVSVDAERLVVRHHPLMQQMGKAARSVAEKHSWTTMAQTYVDLFEELSKNAEHRSDTDLSPSTRPITLPFGATGAN, from the coding sequence ATGAAACTTTGTATTGTTACTCATAAAATCAAAAAAGGTGATGGTCAGGGGCGGGTAAATTACGAAGTTGCTCAAGAAGCAATTCGTCGTGGTCATCAATTGACATTATTGGCTAGTGAAGTCGCACCAGAATTAGAAGATAATAATCAAGTTAATTGGATTTCAATTCCAGTCAAAGGCTATCCGACAGAATTTGTGCGGAATTTCATATTTGCCCAAAAGAGTGCAGATTGGTTACGGCAACATCGCTCTGAGATTGATTTAGTTAAAGTCAATGGAGCAATTAATCTGGCTGCGGCTGATGTGAATGCTGTACATTTTGTCCACAGTTCATGGTTGCGATCGCCTGTTCATATTTCCCGCAACCGCCGAGATTTGTATGGTTTCTATCAATGGCTATTTACGGCTTTTAATGCCCGTTGGGAAAAGCAGGCTTTCCAAAAAGCGCAGGTTGTCGTAGCTGTATCCGAAAAGGTCGCCCAAGAATTAGTTAACATTGGTGTGCCGCGTTCTCGCATTCGCGTAATTATCAATGGCGTAGACTTAGAAGAGTTTGCCCCTGGTGAAAGCAATCGCCAAAAATTAGGTTTACCGGAGAATGTCACCCTAGCATTGTTCGCTGGAGACATCCGCACACCTAGAAAGAACTTAGATACAGTCTTGCACGCCTTAGCGAAAGTTCCCGATTTACATTTGGTGGTAGTGGGACACACCCAAGGTAGCCCTTTCCCAGAATTAGCAGCATCTTTAGGGTTAAGCGATCGCGTACATTTTGTGGGATTTCGCCGTGATATCCCCCAAATTATGCAAGCAGTAGATTTATTTGTTTTTCCTTCCCGATACGAAGCTTGCAGTCTCGTATTGTTAGAAGCGCTTTCTTCAGGACTGCCAGTAATTACTGCCACAGCCACCGGAGGCGGAGAGTTGGTGACACCAGAATGTGGCATCGTCTTATCCGACTCAGATGATATTGATGCTTTGGCTGTGGCGCTGATGTCCTTGGTGAGCGTAGACGCGGAGCGGCTTGTCGTCAGACATCACCCGTTGATGCAGCAAATGGGCAAAGCAGCTCGTTCTGTGGCAGAAAAACATAGCTGGACTACTATGGCACAAACTTATGTGGATCTATTCGAGGAGTTAAGCAAGAATGCGGAACACCGTTCTGATACCGACTTATCGCCGTCCACAAGACCTATCACGCTGCCTTTTGGCGCTACAGGAGCAAACTAA
- a CDS encoding glycosyltransferase family 2 protein gives MSLSQESQQPLVSVIIPTYNRPEYLNQAIASAVKQTYQNIEIIVSDNCSPENPQALVASFGDSRIRFWRHQQNVGMIANQQHGFKMARGKYVASLHDDDIWNEDFLAKLVPPLEANSELILAFSDQYIIDANSIINNTGTEENTRAYKRDKLTKGIHQPFYKIGLVDKSIPTAASCVIRNNIIDWDSMPSEVGGMWDLYLTYLCCISGYGAYYYPERLTRYRAHEQTDTMLSGSRDMQAKIRKAKSEMFCYQVFMEDARLQQFKTYFQQKWLEANTTLGIGLLRSEQIAAARPYFWQALNQQKFDVRTIAALSLSFTPRFFAGKLIESSK, from the coding sequence ATGTCATTGTCTCAAGAATCCCAACAGCCTTTAGTTAGCGTTATTATCCCCACCTATAATCGACCAGAGTATCTCAACCAAGCGATCGCTAGCGCTGTTAAACAAACTTATCAAAATATCGAAATTATTGTTTCTGATAATTGTAGTCCAGAAAATCCTCAAGCACTTGTCGCATCTTTTGGTGATTCACGCATCAGATTTTGGCGACATCAGCAAAATGTGGGGATGATTGCTAATCAGCAACATGGCTTCAAGATGGCGCGAGGTAAATATGTTGCTAGTCTCCATGATGATGATATCTGGAATGAAGATTTTTTAGCCAAGTTAGTACCACCCCTCGAAGCAAATTCTGAGTTAATTCTCGCTTTTTCCGACCAATATATTATAGATGCAAATAGCATAATTAATAATACTGGAACTGAAGAAAATACACGCGCTTATAAGCGAGACAAATTAACAAAGGGAATTCATCAACCTTTTTACAAAATTGGATTGGTAGATAAAAGCATACCCACTGCTGCATCTTGTGTGATTCGTAATAATATTATCGATTGGGATAGTATGCCCTCAGAAGTTGGCGGAATGTGGGATTTATATTTAACTTATCTCTGTTGTATATCTGGTTACGGTGCTTACTACTATCCAGAAAGATTGACGCGATATCGTGCCCATGAGCAAACTGACACTATGCTCAGTGGTAGCCGAGATATGCAGGCAAAAATCCGCAAAGCTAAAAGCGAAATGTTTTGCTATCAAGTTTTTATGGAAGACGCTCGTTTACAGCAATTTAAAACTTACTTTCAACAGAAATGGTTAGAAGCTAATACAACTTTGGGAATTGGTTTGCTACGAAGTGAACAGATAGCCGCAGCACGTCCTTATTTTTGGCAGGCGTTGAATCAACAAAAATTTGATGTGCGAACTATAGCAGCATTAAGTCTTAGTTTTACTCCGCGTTTTTTCGCAGGCAAATTAATAGAAAGCTCTAAATGA
- a CDS encoding glycosyltransferase family 4 protein: protein MLNSINNAKQNNEQLHRGIFEKDLIYQCSNFDVGEGGGVETYLASLFEHRPPEVSDRVIRSLKNVDQSQFKLLHLHSPDLLLQLTGECPTVFSVHNHSLYCPSGTKYLAGQRTICDRNFSYLGCTWGKLVDQCGSRRPLKTLKELQITHQLLDALKKVKITFVANSEYVRQELIKNGVPPEQTVTLHCGISIPQITTAPLSLDIHQNHRILFVGRIVSDKGLEWLLKTLIHTNPQIKLDIAGEGWERPRLERLANTLGLSNRITWHGWCDRNTLNNLYEQCFAVIFPSVWPEPAGLVTLEAYSRYRPVIGSAVGGIPEHLRDGETGILVPGNDIKKLADAIHDLYRDYEKSRQMGEQGHALLMKEFTMNAHVNNLQKIYAKTIAEFPSIAKKIYSIPQAK, encoded by the coding sequence ATGCTTAACTCAATCAATAATGCCAAGCAAAATAATGAACAATTGCACAGGGGTATTTTTGAAAAAGACCTGATTTATCAATGCTCCAATTTTGATGTAGGTGAGGGCGGAGGTGTTGAAACTTATTTAGCTTCTCTGTTTGAACATCGACCGCCTGAAGTTAGCGATCGCGTGATAAGATCGCTTAAGAATGTTGACCAAAGCCAATTTAAGTTGCTGCACCTCCACAGCCCAGATTTACTCTTGCAGCTTACAGGCGAGTGTCCTACGGTTTTCAGCGTTCATAATCATTCATTGTACTGTCCTAGCGGCACGAAGTATTTAGCTGGGCAGCGAACAATCTGCGATCGCAACTTCTCTTACTTAGGTTGTACCTGGGGTAAATTAGTAGATCAATGTGGTAGCCGTAGACCATTAAAAACTCTTAAAGAACTTCAAATTACTCATCAGTTATTAGATGCCTTAAAAAAGGTAAAAATTACTTTTGTTGCTAATAGTGAATACGTTCGTCAAGAGTTGATTAAAAACGGTGTACCACCTGAGCAAACTGTAACGTTACACTGTGGTATCTCTATACCACAAATAACAACCGCACCCCTAAGTTTAGATATCCATCAAAATCATAGAATTTTGTTTGTTGGTCGCATTGTTTCTGATAAAGGTCTGGAATGGTTACTCAAAACCTTAATACATACTAATCCGCAGATTAAACTTGATATTGCAGGTGAAGGCTGGGAACGACCACGCTTAGAAAGGTTAGCAAATACACTCGGATTAAGTAACCGAATTACTTGGCATGGTTGGTGCGATCGCAACACATTAAATAACCTTTACGAACAGTGTTTTGCAGTCATCTTTCCTAGCGTTTGGCCTGAACCTGCCGGTCTTGTAACTCTAGAAGCATACTCTCGTTATCGACCTGTAATTGGTAGTGCAGTCGGAGGAATTCCAGAACATTTGCGAGATGGAGAAACAGGTATTCTTGTTCCAGGTAATGATATTAAAAAGCTGGCTGATGCTATTCATGATTTGTATAGAGATTATGAAAAAAGCCGACAGATGGGCGAACAAGGTCATGCTTTATTAATGAAGGAATTTACCATGAATGCTCATGTGAATAATCTCCAAAAAATTTATGCAAAAACAATAGCTGAATTTCCTTCTATAGCGAAAAAAATATATAGCATTCCTCAAGCGAAATAA
- the hepA gene encoding heterocyst formation ABC transporter subunit HepA: MHFQLPQKLRSLLKASSFWQDNYLLLREFKHFRKIVILALTFSILAATFEGVSIGFLLSFLQSLTSPNAQPVQTGIEWFDNLVLGANSSAINRLYRISSLILLSTWLRVAFNYFGQVYTELSQLHFGDRLRKQIFEQLQSLSLSYFAKTRSGELINTITTEIERIRQGFSGAAFLITRGITTLVYLISMFLISWQLTVISALLFTLLGVGLSNLNARVRESSFGMTTANANFTSTAIEFINGIRTVHSCGTQEFERQRYYKASDKVVSTTTKVVFIWTLVKPIAEGVATTVLVGMIILAFTSLVTNGTLQVASLLTFFFVLFRFIPFVQDINGTRAFLNTLHGSADNIKNLLKSDDKNYFQDGKLKFKALERAINLVSVDFGYDDKNIVLHNITLTIEKGKMTALVGASGAGKTTLADLIPRFYTATEGNIYIDEIDIRLFEINSLRRQIAVVSQDTFIFNTDVWQNIAYGTPQATNEQIQEAAKLANALEFILEMPEGFNTQLGDRGVRLSGGQRQRIAIARALLRNPEILILDEATSALDSVSERLIQDSLEKLSVGRTVIAIAHRLSTIAKADKVVVLEAGRIVEQGKYQELLGRQGKLWEYHQMQYYNS; encoded by the coding sequence ATGCATTTCCAACTTCCTCAAAAACTTCGTAGTCTGCTTAAAGCTTCCAGCTTCTGGCAAGACAACTATTTGCTATTGCGAGAATTTAAACACTTTCGTAAAATTGTAATTTTAGCTCTGACATTCTCGATTCTGGCGGCAACTTTTGAAGGTGTCAGTATTGGTTTTTTACTTTCATTTTTGCAAAGCTTAACTAGTCCCAACGCTCAACCTGTCCAAACAGGAATAGAATGGTTTGATAATTTAGTGTTGGGAGCTAATTCGTCGGCAATTAATCGTCTATACCGGATATCTTCGCTGATTTTATTAAGTACTTGGTTACGTGTTGCCTTCAATTATTTTGGACAAGTCTATACTGAATTATCTCAACTGCATTTTGGCGATCGCTTACGTAAGCAAATTTTTGAACAGTTACAATCCTTATCGTTAAGTTACTTTGCCAAAACTCGTTCTGGCGAACTAATTAACACAATAACCACAGAAATTGAAAGGATAAGACAGGGTTTCAGTGGCGCAGCCTTTTTAATAACTAGGGGAATCACTACTCTTGTCTACTTAATATCAATGTTTTTGATATCATGGCAACTGACTGTGATTTCAGCCTTACTATTTACACTTTTAGGTGTAGGTTTATCTAATCTGAATGCCAGAGTCAGAGAATCAAGTTTTGGCATGACAACTGCCAATGCTAATTTTACATCAACAGCCATAGAATTTATTAATGGCATTCGCACAGTTCATTCCTGTGGTACTCAAGAATTTGAGCGCCAGCGTTATTACAAAGCTAGCGATAAAGTAGTAAGCACTACAACTAAAGTTGTATTCATTTGGACACTTGTCAAGCCAATTGCCGAAGGGGTAGCTACTACGGTGTTAGTGGGAATGATTATTTTGGCATTCACTAGCCTAGTTACTAATGGAACGCTACAAGTTGCTTCTTTGCTAACATTTTTCTTTGTCCTATTCCGCTTCATTCCCTTTGTTCAAGATATTAATGGCACGAGAGCATTTCTCAATACTCTACACGGCTCGGCAGACAACATTAAAAATCTGCTAAAAAGTGATGATAAAAACTATTTTCAGGATGGAAAGCTTAAGTTTAAGGCTTTAGAAAGGGCAATAAATTTAGTATCTGTAGATTTTGGCTACGATGACAAAAATATAGTGCTGCATAATATTACCCTAACCATTGAAAAGGGTAAAATGACTGCATTAGTCGGAGCTTCTGGTGCTGGTAAAACAACCCTGGCTGATTTAATTCCCCGTTTTTACACTGCTACAGAGGGAAATATTTATATCGATGAAATTGATATTCGGCTGTTTGAAATTAACTCTCTACGTCGTCAAATAGCTGTAGTCAGTCAGGATACTTTTATTTTCAATACTGATGTTTGGCAAAATATTGCTTATGGTACTCCACAAGCCACTAATGAGCAAATTCAAGAAGCTGCTAAACTAGCCAATGCGCTGGAATTTATTTTAGAAATGCCCGAAGGTTTTAATACCCAATTGGGAGATCGGGGTGTTAGATTATCTGGAGGACAAAGACAGCGAATTGCTATTGCACGGGCGCTACTAAGGAACCCAGAAATTTTGATTTTGGATGAAGCAACTAGTGCTTTAGATTCTGTATCAGAGCGTTTAATTCAAGATTCATTAGAAAAGCTATCTGTTGGTAGAACAGTAATTGCGATCGCTCACCGTCTTTCTACTATTGCTAAAGCAGATAAAGTCGTAGTGTTAGAAGCAGGGCGAATAGTAGAACAGGGCAAATATCAAGAATTACTTGGACGCCAAGGCAAGCTTTGGGAATATCACCAGATGCAATACTATAATTCGTAA
- the hepC gene encoding heterocyst development glycosyltransferase HepC, whose product MTTSIIPTLENLYDVTQEHQDNRGYCTLQWRRGKLLVKPPGQVKQPYLPSLNSKRSLVECLQHSPVSLVSIDPKLGEALLRFWADACEEAQKPIFLSISASNKLPKQPLRQVQQLIDWIAALVLLLLVSPVMLGLVVLMQVYSPGSLFCHEWRVGERGKLFRAIRFRTQNTTALGRWMGKYSLDNLPQLFNVLRCDMSLTGSRCWTLEDAVQLNKLPEIKASWEVEAQSHLLHLDSQTL is encoded by the coding sequence ATGACAACTTCAATAATTCCAACTCTAGAGAATTTATATGATGTAACCCAGGAACACCAAGATAATCGTGGGTACTGCACACTCCAGTGGCGACGGGGTAAGCTGTTAGTGAAGCCGCCTGGACAAGTGAAACAACCATATTTGCCTTCATTAAATAGTAAGCGATCGCTAGTAGAATGCTTACAACATTCTCCAGTAAGCTTGGTAAGCATAGATCCCAAGCTGGGTGAGGCTTTGCTCAGGTTTTGGGCAGATGCATGTGAAGAAGCTCAAAAACCAATATTCCTAAGCATATCCGCTAGCAATAAACTGCCTAAGCAACCCTTGAGACAAGTACAGCAACTAATTGATTGGATTGCTGCTTTGGTGTTGCTGCTATTAGTAAGTCCAGTCATGTTGGGATTGGTTGTGTTAATGCAGGTTTACTCGCCAGGATCACTTTTTTGCCATGAATGGCGTGTTGGAGAACGGGGTAAACTCTTTCGGGCAATCAGGTTTCGCACGCAAAACACCACAGCGCTAGGGCGTTGGATGGGTAAATACAGCCTTGATAATCTGCCCCAGTTATTTAACGTGCTGCGGTGTGACATGAGTTTAACCGGATCTCGTTGTTGGACTTTAGAAGATGCAGTACAGCTAAATAAATTACCAGAAATTAAAGCTTCGTGGGAAGTAGAAGCACAGTCTCACCTGTTACATCTAGATAGCCAAACACTGTAA